aaataacattttaaaaaattaaaaattaataaaaataacttgtaaaataaaaaaattaaaaactagctAAAATATCTTATCAAACATAATCTAAGTTTAATTATATTCTAATAATCATTTCACGTAAATAGTGCATActatttttaacaaaagttGCACTGTGCACACGTAACAAAAACTGTTTCAagtgaataataaaaaaggttTCCTTTATCACGTCTcaacttttaagaaaattaagttaaaaggaTAACATCCAGTTTCTATCACCCTTCTGCCTTATAATGAGAATCCAAATTTACACTTGTCCACACAGAAATTCGCAAACTTCATTGTATTAAACTTTGTACTAATGATAGTTGCTAATGGAAAAATACGAGCGTCAGCCACCCGCGCATAACACACATAGCAAAACAGCAACTGGGAAAAAGCACAAGACACGAGATCATATTCATCTGGATAACATCCACACGGAGTGAGAATGAGAAAGAGCGAACTCCGTCGGATTCAAAATGGAATTCCAAAATCAACTTTTCAGTTTTCTGAATATAAGCACAGGGACAATGAGATGACCTCTATTCTTGAATGTAAAGCAAATTAGcctctaaaaagtaaaaaacacaaTCCGAATCAGATCTACACCTCAAATTTCAAAGGTGGGCACCAGCACTAACCAAAACACAGCCACCACCTGTAAGTGAACCCTAAATTTGAGAATTATCAGGAAAatgaatcataaaaaaattattctctgAATTGAACTTATATATGTTACAAATGCTATGGAAGGATTAAGCTACCTGCTAACTAACGCTGAGAGGGCCAGGCACAATGACAAAACCCAAGCATACAACACTCAAGAAGATTTATTCAATGTTATTCCACTAGGAAGGAACCTAATACGGCTACAACGTTTtaatttggtcagagcttccTGTGGCTTACCAAGCATGAGATCCACATAAACTGCAGTAAGAGTGGCTTCTGGACTGTTGGGTAATATGGACAATGCCTGCGCAACCAGTATATTGGATTTCTCAAATTCACCCTGCATCGCCGACATTACAGCAAAATTTGCATAAATTGTTGCTCGCGCCTCCTCTGGCTTGAGGAAAACAATACTCTGAGTGccttcaagagaagaattctTAGCAGTTGTGGATCCTCCATTCACCTCGTCAAAATCAGCAGTCCTCTCCGGTTGCCATTTCTCACAGTCCTCTAGGCTGAAAGGCAAGTCAACATTGTTTCCCCCAGACAAATAAAATGACAAGTGCTCAGCTGCTTCCTTTGGTCTGTTCAGCAAGCAGAGAGCCTCTGCTGCATAAACATGGCCTAGAAAGATGTAAATTCTGGAACATTCTGGAAGTTCTAAGAGAGATTTAGCAACTGATAGTGCCTTCACAGGATTGTCCAATTCCAGCTCCACATATGCTAAATTAGCAAGAACGGCTTGCTTAACCAATTGATTTTCTCTTTTACGGACATTTTCATAATAGGAGAGGGAGTTCTGAACAAGTTCCTGACTATTTCCTCCTTTTTGTTCTTTAGTGTCCCCATTTGCATTGACCTGACCTAACCCTACTGCTACTGAAAATGCCTTTGAATCAATGCCATgtaagtttttaatatttgaattctttgaagGCGACACTTCACTTCCATCATTATCCTCCACAGAAGAGTTAGAGGGCAAACCAGACTTCAAACAATTTGCACTGTTGGAGTCCAGCAAGTGTAGAGCATTCAAGAGGCACTGCCGGGCAAGGGACATCGATAACTTTAGTCGCCCATCTTCACCTGGGCAATCATCCCCTTCAGATGAGTCCACAAGTCCATTTCCTGAAATCTGATCTTCCACCACAAGTTGCCTCCATTTTCCTATCCCAACAACACAAACTCCTACCCCCAACTTCTCTGATGGAACCCAACTTGATTTGATTAGGCCCTTTTCTAAAGCCATCAAACAGCATTCTGAGAGTCGGAGCCACAAGAGAGGTTGTTTGTAAAAGACCAGACTTGCCTTCTGGAAACATCGAGCAGCAAGTATTGGCTTCCCACAAGCCAAGTGCTGCACAccacaattatatattataaggaGAGAATTATCCTGTGAGAAAGTGGCTAGCTTTAGTGCTTGGTCCTTCCGCAGTGATGAGCAATTGGTTAATGCCTTTGAGAAGAATAATGAAGACGTCTGATACTTTCCGAGCTGATAATAAATGCACCCAAGATTGTTGTTGAAAATGCTTGAAAATGCTGTGTCAGTCCGATTATTTGATGCCATCAATAGCTTCACAGCTTTGCGGTGGTTACCACGTGCATATTCAAGCTGGGATTTCAAAAGAAGAGCCATTGATGAATCTCTTCCACGTGCGATGTTCATGGCCAGCTTGACTTCTCGTTTTGCTAGCTTCAAGTTCCTAGTAAGAAGCAGAAACCTAACCTTGTAAAGTTGCAATTTAAGCTTTAAATCAACAGTAGAAAACCTGTCAACCAAAGCCCTTGAAAGATCATTTGAAGATGGGCCCATTGGCCTCACTAGATTTTGTCCAGCCATATCCAAAATCATGGCTTCATAATCAAGTGTATCTTCAGACAAAGCTCTGGATAGATGATTTTCAGATGCATTTGCACTCGACCCTAAGTCAGAACTGGATGCATCAGCAGCTGATGCACTAATGGCAACAGGTACCGACTTCGTAATTAGATTTACAGCTTGCTGCTGTGCTGTGTTCCCACTATCACCTTGACTCGCACTACTAACACCAAAGGCTTTTTCCAGATAAGTCAACACATCCTAAACAAACAGATTCCAGCTCAGAATACCACACTGGTACAATTAGGGAAACTAAAAAACTGCTTACAGTGAAATTTTTAAGCCACTCACTCAACAAATTATTCAATATAAACAGATACTACAACTAGTAGGGTAAGAATTTATGCCAAGAAAGTTTAACATTGTATATTATCAGAGAAAACAATCAAAAGCAAGTAAACTATACACACTAATTTTTCAGTTTGACTGGCTTAATATAGATACTGGGTTAGTGTTTTCAAAATGAAATTGGATCATGTCAGTTTAGCTCCCAACACAACCGTCTTGTTGAGAGTAAACCCACATTTCCTGCATATGAACCCAATGCCATGCCCAACATTGGTTGCCTAAAGTGTTAGGGGTTTTATGTTATGGCTAATATCAATAtcctaataaataattttatagctaatttataatttataatttgcaaagtcagtTTCTAGCTCTGATGAGTGAGCATTACGTATTTAAGTACATGATTTATGCACAATAAAGAAAACTTCCAAATAGctaaaaatgaaggattgaaacAGATCAGATGGACAAATCACCATTGAAAACATTCATCTGCCATGCCCAACATTGGCTTGGGAAGAAAGATTTTTGTTATCAACAGACTGACAGAGAAATGAGAGACTCATGGTTGAACTGGTCAGGGTAAGTATAAATTATGTAATAACATTGATATTTACATTGAACACATAACTAGTCACCACAAACTAtaagaaagttaaaaaataaaaataacaaatttatgaGATATGATTATCATGGTAGAGAACAGAGCAATGCATTAAGCTACAAAACTTGCAATTGTTAAAAAGTAAACCAACCATTCACATTATCAAATAGAACTTACAGCTGATTTTGATGCATCATGGCAAGCAAGGCTAGCATCAAGCAGCAGAAGGCAAATATGTAGAGCTGTTGTCTGCTTTAGAAAAGAGAACACAAAAGAAAGGAGCAAAACAAAGCTATCAACGTATCAgtgtaattttgaaaacaaaataacatcaaataaTATATGACATACCTCATCTATGggttcaatattttgaaagagAGGTTCCAAAACTGACAATGTCTTCACATAGTCATGAAGATGGAACCAAACGATCGCCTAAAGAGATTGAAATAACAAAATCCATATCAACAAAGATAATTAAGTCACATTCATTCAAAgcaacagaaatgtaaatgaaattaatataaggAGCAAAATGAACATACAATATTTAGCATTGCCACAGAAGAGTCAAATTCATCTGTATACATGGTGCTGGTGCTATTTGCACCTGAAAACTGGTGTACCGAAGCATTACTTCCTTTGGACCCCAAAACTTTATTTCCAACATTGTTAACTGACTCTCCTTGTTCTTCCGAAGCCAGAGCAAGCTCGTCATTTTTTCTCTGAATCAACTCCAAGCAACAGAAGGGATAAGTAGAAAATTGCAAATAAATAGAGGATAAGGGCAAAACATGAGAGAAATGAGAACTTAAAGCCAACATACTGAAAGCTTAAGAAAGACTTCCTGATTTCTGCACTGAATTTTATTTGATAGTTATTCAATGAGGAAAAGCTATCCAGCTCTTCTTCACCATTGTTTCCTAACTTGTAATATTATCATTGAGGTGGTGATGTGTATGTAAAGTTTCCTCTTTTAAGAATGTCATAAATAAGAGACCAAAAAGAAGGAATTTGGGAAACAAAATTGTGATCAACTATAGTATACCAGGTCCAACAGGTAATTAAATCTTATCTGCATCCTTATTCCaatgaaagaaacaaaaatatggCCTTCTACTATCTTAAACACTCATTCCGCTGGCTCAAGCCACAAGCCAACATAGCATTTCATTGATCCCAAAATACTTGCATGAACCACTATAAAGGctcagaaattaaatttaaaagaggCCACATTATGAACTAGGTCTACATTTAATTTTGTCATCTTATTCTCAATTGGTGCCAATGCCATGCACTTCCAGTTTCTTAATCCATAAAGGTAATACAAGTGAAAATTGGTTCCTTCAAATACCATTCGTGAAAAATAAAACCTACTGCCCATCACAAAACTGTCACTTTGCAGAAATCCAAAACaagatgaaatttaaaatagcaTACCTTGATGCCATTAATTACTTCAAGCAACTTCTTGGGATCCGAACAACCATCTCGGAAGAAATCCACAATTGCAATATTATGAAGGACCTGAAATATTCAGatttaaaaccataaacacTAAGATTGTTGGGGGGGGTTCTAAAACCATATTCCTCACTTGCTCATAACAGGCCTCCATGTGGATGGCAGAGAATTTTATTGttctaaaaacataatttccATCTCAAATGCAATCCACAAAATCACAAATTGAATTTTcagaatttttaattgtatattttgtACAAGATAATTGGCATGTGGCATAGCAGAAACACCACACCCATGCTCtataaaacacacacacagTGACGATAAAAGTCCATTTATTTCTTCAACATAAATCACTTTCACAGGTATACATACACAAAGGTcacttcaattattttaatttattcatatataGCATACCTCATCAGTTATGAGAATGCATAAAGAGTACAAGTTCAGGaccaaaacattttcaaattccatgaaaggaagaaaaaaaaaacatagataaACAATTCACAATTCACTCGGGAAAATATAATGTGAGTTGCAAGGCATGATTGTGAACCATTCAGTAAACCATTACAGCGCAACAAGGCATCATCGAATGACTTGCATGGAAGTATGCAAGTGTAAGTTCATGTAGCATGTGTGACCAGTAACTATCCCCCAAATCAGGTTAGCATCaagaacaaaaattaacaaaatgacACGTCAACTTAAACTTATTAGTGTTGCACGTGCGACCAGTAACTAACCCGTGAATCAAGTTAGCATCAAGAACCAAAAATAACAATGCGACAAACGAACCGAATCCAACATAGAAAGATTTCCTTATCCAGAAAAATGAGCTGAAAACCCCTTTTGGCAGTCAAATTTCCATGTTAGATCCACAGCAGCAGTTTCTTCTACAAGTCCAACAAATTTCTCCTTACGTCCAACATTCCTACTAGTTCCACACATCACACAGCGCCAATGCCTTTGCATAGACATCCACTGAAAGAAGCACATAACACAACTTAAACGTTCACTTTCTACCCGAGGAAATTCATAGTCATACAAACCAGCTGAACAACCGATGCACATTCAAATCTACAGCCACAGACGCTACACTGCACCTGCAAGTGCTCACTAGCTACAGTTCCAGCAAGGTACCAAAATTGAAATTCagctcataaaattaaaaaccgaACAAATAGATCAATCACTCGAAGCATAGCagttagtataaaaattagCACGGAGCGAAgcagcaagaaaaaaaaacgcaAGAACGAGCGTCAATCGAGAACTATAAGCATGGAGAAACAGATACAGAACTGAAACGACGTCGCTTAGATCAGTATCGACGGAAAATGGTGAAGCGAATTTAACTACCTTTGGATCGccttgcttcttctgcaatAGCTGGTTCAAGACCTCGACGCACTCGGCAAACTTGCCTGACTGGAAATGCAACGCGGCGTCTTTGGCGAGCGCTACAGCGACGGTGAAAACGCCGTCCTCGGCATCGGTGGCGGAGGAGGCGTCACGGTTGGCGGTGGACGACGGGGACGACGACGGTAAATCTCGGGATTCCATGGCGAGATCGAGTAATCGGATTGCAAATCGTCTTGGGAGAGGGTTTtggggaagagagagaggaaaagCCGTAAAGATTGAAGAGTGAGGAGATGCGAAGTGAGATGAATCTGAATTACATTTAAAATCGAAGTGAAGAGAGAGCTATGGCTAACAAATTTGAAGAGAGAAACCCTAGGATTTGCTTGCTTCCAAGGTATCTATCTGGTTTTGCtgagatagagagagaaagaaaaagagagagaggggaaAGAGTGCGAGGAGGAAATGAAAACCTATTCGCCGAATCGGGGGAGGTTCGGATAGAAAGAGAGTGGAaggtttttttgtcattttctttttcagtaACTCATAAATCAGTTATATAAAAATGAGCGCATCATCATATCCGTTTTATTACtttcctaataataataaatcagtcaaaataataataataataatgatatatcaATATCTAaaggaaatataattttatataactattttttatctccatatttttttagaccattttattcttatttttaataatattaaagtagTAACAATAATTAATCTTCTCTAATTATGCAGATTAAATCTCACACATTAACTAAAATTAGACAATCATCCACTAATCACTCTTTATTTTCATTGGacaattttacatttaaatcatttcttaaattttaaagttttcttTTAACTTACATTAaccaaaactaatttttttattttatcattttttttattaactatatttaacttctattttttactattaaaaaaaattataaaggaagAGAGTGTCTCTCttctattaataattataaggttAGAGTTAGTCAAACACCACAAGTGGTGAAGAATTCAAAAAGaaccttcactttttttttttaggtgtGCATTTAAATTATCTTGacgtcattttttttatcaatctaGTAACTATAATGAGTAAAACTATTTGTAATTTGAACATGTGTGATAATTTTCTATTTGTAACATGTTATTTGACACTCTATCCCATAGTATGGGAAGTGTCTTTttattctacattttttttttaagttaggaCAAATCAACCTTAGTAATTTAAATTAGGAATGAGAATGGATAAAGTTAGAGTAGAATACCCATCAATAattttcatacatgcacatatcTCATATTCATACGAATAGCAATTTTACTTTTCATCCTTATACACGTTGAGTAACTATATACTCGTACATGACCTTTAGCTATGCATTAAGTCAATCatccaataaatatattaagttaaaaattactataattaaactaaaaattcactcttaaatatataaaaaaaaaaattaaatgcatcCAAACTTAATACTTAAAATCAtccaaatgtttttttctttatctttccattgtatataaaagaaatcaaacataACCTTAAGATGATTGTTCCCTATTCAGTTAATTTTGGGTCCAATCATGCTTTGatatttatactaaattttatatgtgtgtttaagttttatatactaaattttatgTTAGCAATTAAAGAATCAAAACGTTATGATCACTCGTggattaaaattaagttttaactGCATGATAGAGGTGAAAAGCTCGTTACATATATAGTATGTGTGTGGGTAGAGTGAGTATTATAGTATCTGCATCCAACCAATAAAGGTTGACATAAGTAGCAGTTACTTAtgtttcttaatcaaataagttaggatttaaattttgattaatctTTTAGTATGAAACAAATtgtattaaagaaaaatattcattttatatgTACTCACAAATCTCTTAATAAAGTTTTTGGTATAAGCTATTATATATCAATCTCAtggtcaacaaaaaaaataataatacccTTCCCATCTCCATTGAAAAGTGTCATGGACACATCTTCTATTGTACTCCTTCGGttacacattttttaattaattaaaatttattaagaactACAAAATTAGAAGAAAGAATCAGATATAATGTGAGACATCTAAAATTTTGTCTCTCagtaaatttcaaataataacataataatgaATGTTCAAAAGTGTGAATATTCTTAACATTTCTCTTGTgggtataaaaaatttacaacaatcCACACACTTTATTCAACTAACAAAACTAAACCCCTCAATTCCCCTAGAATTTGATTACACTTTGTCATCCATATTTGAATGTACATTGTCATGAGCTTACACTTTATAATACCGTAACTTGATCATAAATTAtccaatttatttattgagttttataatattttttaaaaaatatattaataatgaattttcATTAGATATCAATATAAAACTGTTTAAACTACGAATACATAaaagttaaaagtaaaaaaaaaagttttcttaaaatacttaaatgaCATAATAACTAAATTGTGAGATATATAGtgaatatattttaaactacgaataattattttgtcattgaatattaataacattatttaacAAGAATTTGATATACGTTAgactaaaacatatttttctggttcactgtcatttttttaatttggttatttaagtttaaattaattcgttttctttctttaaatcAATTTCATTGACGGATACTTTTCTACACTTATAGTTATAGTGTTAATTTTGAACATATTTTGACACGTGACAAATTATAAGTTAACTAAAGTAACATAAGCTAAATGAAGGGACAAGAAAGCATAAGAGGTAAAAGATCATAACACGAATGATTTAACACATTTGAATTCCTATATATCCACTTATACGGTATTTGtgtgatttatatttatatatattgatatatacTTAAGAATCATCTACATCtagaaaattatatgttttgtaagaaacttgtttgaaaagagtttttaattaataaaaaatgtaatataagATGAGGGGGGATGATTTTAGACTTGTATTTCATgtgataatttaattattttaaaagataaaagttgGAGAAAGTAGTTTCAAAGTAAGTTTATTTGTGTCTAAAATGGAAGAAGGAATACGTGGAGCTCTACCAAGGGTCGTTTTATTCGACGAATAATTTTTTAGTCACAAGAATATTATTTCCGTGAATATAacattgaaatattattttcaaatatttataagtttaactattaaattgattgggaaatgttttttatatgtccatgaataattgaaaataatgtcTTTGgtttgacattatttttttaggaacaTATTATAATTACTGAAATATCTTTAGGATTAaaatttgtctaatttttttttataaatatgcaTGAGGTATGTACAAACGTAACAACCCGTACGAAAGTCCCGAAAAACAATAAACATCTACTacaataagaaaaaaacatatttgtgcGTAAGGCCAGTCCACCACTAtccctatatttttttatgactcCCACCGAAGAAATAAAACACTTCAATAGTTACACAAATCATGTGAATATTATAGCATGTAACATAAAGGAACATTGAGAGGGTATTAGGGTAGTAGGTAGTGAGGAgggtatattttaatttttactcgTGATAAGGAATTTATGTTATATGGTCATTTTTTCCTATCCCTTCCCTACATACATGAGATTATGTGTAAGACAAACTGAGACTCAGTTGGGGGGGAATAAATGAGACATAATTCAATTTGTGACTCGAGTTAGATGAAGGCTTAACTTTGCATGATAAGTCCAAATCTGGCCATAATCAAACAGgtttaaaacaatttatatttaacttgTGTTCAAATTTTAAGGCCAACGCCGTAGAATTTATCAAACAAGACAATGGGTTTCACCTGGATTAAGGACTATAATAGTTTGAACCAATAAATCTATATTCAATTTAGTTTTCTAAAAGAGCCCCAAGTATAGTAAAAGCCAATTTGCATGGACTTTTATAAGCTATGCCAAAATAGACCGTGATTCAATTGTAccaaaaaaactcaaattaagTCCAAATTCTACATTTCACATGTTTAGGTCAGACAAGTTACAAATTCGGTGCACGTCATAGGCAATAATAACTTGAGCCGAAAAGTCTATGTAAAACTCGTCAATTTGAGCTTCTAAAATGAGTCCCAATTTTattgaaaacccatttttgcGTGCTTACTAGGGTCAAAGTGGGCTGAACAAACCCATTTTTTCTTACTCAAAATTTGAAGTCCAGGCCCTATATTTAGTTATCTGGGTTCAAGTAGAATTAATCGTGAGCTACACCGAGTTAAGCAAAAAATGACAAATTCAATTCGTAT
This region of Glycine soja cultivar W05 chromosome 17, ASM419377v2, whole genome shotgun sequence genomic DNA includes:
- the LOC114392580 gene encoding CCR4-NOT transcription complex subunit 10-like isoform X2, whose protein sequence is MESRDLPSSSPSSTANRDASSATDAEDGVFTVAVALAKDAALHFQSGKFAECVEVLNQLLQKKQGDPKVLHNIAIVDFFRDGCSDPKKLLEVINGIKRKNDELALASEEQGESVNNVGNKVLGSKGSNASVHQFSGANSTSTMYTDEFDSSVAMLNIAIVWFHLHDYVKTLSVLEPLFQNIEPIDETTALHICLLLLDASLACHDASKSADVLTYLEKAFGVSSASQGDSGNTAQQQAVNLITKSVPVAISASAADASSSDLGSSANASENHLSRALSEDTLDYEAMILDMAGQNLVRPMGPSSNDLSRALVDRFSTVDLKLKLQLYKVRFLLLTRNLKLAKREVKLAMNIARGRDSSMALLLKSQLEYARGNHRKAVKLLMASNNRTDTAFSSIFNNNLGCIYYQLGKYQTSSLFFSKALTNCSSLRKDQALKLATFSQDNSLLIIYNCGVQHLACGKPILAARCFQKASLVFYKQPLLWLRLSECCLMALEKGLIKSSWVPSEKLGVGVCVVGIGKWRQLVVEDQISGNGLVDSSEGDDCPGEDGRLKLSMSLARQCLLNALHLLDSNSANCLKSGLPSNSSVEDNDGSEVSPSKNSNIKNLHGIDSKAFSVAVGLGQVNANGDTKEQKGGNSQELVQNSLSYYENVRKRENQLVKQAVLANLAYVELELDNPVKALSVAKSLLELPECSRIYIFLGHVYAAEALCLLNRPKEAAEHLSFYLSGGNNVDLPFSLEDCEKWQPERTADFDEVNGGSTTAKNSSLEGTQSIVFLKPEEARATIYANFAVMSAMQGEFEKSNILVAQALSILPNSPEATLTAVYVDLMLGKPQEALTKLKRCSRIRFLPSGITLNKSS
- the LOC114392580 gene encoding CCR4-NOT transcription complex subunit 10-like isoform X1, with the translated sequence MESRDLPSSSPSSTANRDASSATDAEDGVFTVAVALAKDAALHFQSGKFAECVEVLNQLLQKKQGDPKVLHNIAIVDFFRDGCSDPKKLLEVINGIKRKNDELALASEEQGESVNNVGNKVLGSKGSNASVHQFSGANSTSTMYTDEFDSSVAMLNIAIVWFHLHDYVKTLSVLEPLFQNIEPIDEQTTALHICLLLLDASLACHDASKSADVLTYLEKAFGVSSASQGDSGNTAQQQAVNLITKSVPVAISASAADASSSDLGSSANASENHLSRALSEDTLDYEAMILDMAGQNLVRPMGPSSNDLSRALVDRFSTVDLKLKLQLYKVRFLLLTRNLKLAKREVKLAMNIARGRDSSMALLLKSQLEYARGNHRKAVKLLMASNNRTDTAFSSIFNNNLGCIYYQLGKYQTSSLFFSKALTNCSSLRKDQALKLATFSQDNSLLIIYNCGVQHLACGKPILAARCFQKASLVFYKQPLLWLRLSECCLMALEKGLIKSSWVPSEKLGVGVCVVGIGKWRQLVVEDQISGNGLVDSSEGDDCPGEDGRLKLSMSLARQCLLNALHLLDSNSANCLKSGLPSNSSVEDNDGSEVSPSKNSNIKNLHGIDSKAFSVAVGLGQVNANGDTKEQKGGNSQELVQNSLSYYENVRKRENQLVKQAVLANLAYVELELDNPVKALSVAKSLLELPECSRIYIFLGHVYAAEALCLLNRPKEAAEHLSFYLSGGNNVDLPFSLEDCEKWQPERTADFDEVNGGSTTAKNSSLEGTQSIVFLKPEEARATIYANFAVMSAMQGEFEKSNILVAQALSILPNSPEATLTAVYVDLMLGKPQEALTKLKRCSRIRFLPSGITLNKSS
- the LOC114392580 gene encoding CCR4-NOT transcription complex subunit 10-like isoform X3 — its product is MSFVLLLSFVFSFLKQTTALHICLLLLDASLACHDASKSADVLTYLEKAFGVSSASQGDSGNTAQQQAVNLITKSVPVAISASAADASSSDLGSSANASENHLSRALSEDTLDYEAMILDMAGQNLVRPMGPSSNDLSRALVDRFSTVDLKLKLQLYKVRFLLLTRNLKLAKREVKLAMNIARGRDSSMALLLKSQLEYARGNHRKAVKLLMASNNRTDTAFSSIFNNNLGCIYYQLGKYQTSSLFFSKALTNCSSLRKDQALKLATFSQDNSLLIIYNCGVQHLACGKPILAARCFQKASLVFYKQPLLWLRLSECCLMALEKGLIKSSWVPSEKLGVGVCVVGIGKWRQLVVEDQISGNGLVDSSEGDDCPGEDGRLKLSMSLARQCLLNALHLLDSNSANCLKSGLPSNSSVEDNDGSEVSPSKNSNIKNLHGIDSKAFSVAVGLGQVNANGDTKEQKGGNSQELVQNSLSYYENVRKRENQLVKQAVLANLAYVELELDNPVKALSVAKSLLELPECSRIYIFLGHVYAAEALCLLNRPKEAAEHLSFYLSGGNNVDLPFSLEDCEKWQPERTADFDEVNGGSTTAKNSSLEGTQSIVFLKPEEARATIYANFAVMSAMQGEFEKSNILVAQALSILPNSPEATLTAVYVDLMLGKPQEALTKLKRCSRIRFLPSGITLNKSS